A single genomic interval of Streptomyces sp. 1222.5 harbors:
- a CDS encoding PP2C family protein-serine/threonine phosphatase, with the protein MDIRRIRDRMEPQWQRRHALLVIPIVLIVVITVVDQLVPADIHLGPLLVIAPAITASFAGPWLTGLVGFLAVGAQAYIGWHFDVLFTRNVLVQILALAVLSALIVFFCVIRERHRHQLARVRSVAEATQHVLLWPLPEQIGPLRIACLYLAAEDEAQIGGDLYAATSTDNGVRVLIGDVRGKGLTAIGEAALLIGAFREAAHQHEDLQKLAMALEQSMTRNLAGLEPEEEAGERFATALLVEVPEAGHVTRVISCGHPPPLLLSHGSAVTVPVHPALPLGVRGPGPAEFAVDVFSFQPGDTLLLYTDGVIEARNAAGAFYPLAERIVQWAASGPEKLLHCVRRDLLAHVGGRLDDDAAVIALCRASTAHRGRHPHLPGR; encoded by the coding sequence GTGGACATTCGGCGAATACGGGACCGTATGGAGCCGCAGTGGCAGCGGAGACACGCGCTGCTGGTGATCCCGATCGTGCTCATCGTCGTGATCACCGTGGTGGACCAGCTCGTCCCGGCGGACATCCACCTGGGTCCGCTGCTGGTGATCGCCCCCGCCATCACCGCCTCCTTCGCCGGGCCCTGGCTGACCGGGCTGGTCGGCTTCCTGGCGGTGGGGGCGCAGGCGTACATCGGCTGGCACTTCGACGTGCTGTTCACGCGCAACGTGCTGGTGCAGATCCTCGCCCTGGCGGTGCTGTCGGCCCTCATCGTGTTCTTCTGCGTGATCCGCGAGCGTCACCGTCACCAGCTGGCCCGTGTGCGCTCCGTCGCCGAGGCCACCCAGCACGTCCTGCTGTGGCCGCTGCCGGAGCAGATCGGCCCCCTGAGGATCGCCTGCCTGTACCTGGCGGCCGAGGACGAGGCGCAGATCGGCGGCGACCTCTACGCCGCCACCTCCACCGACAACGGCGTGCGCGTCCTGATCGGTGACGTGCGGGGCAAGGGCCTGACCGCCATCGGGGAGGCCGCCCTGCTGATCGGAGCATTCCGAGAGGCCGCCCACCAGCACGAGGACCTGCAGAAACTCGCCATGGCCCTGGAACAGAGCATGACCCGGAACCTCGCCGGCCTGGAGCCCGAGGAGGAAGCCGGGGAACGGTTCGCCACCGCGCTGCTGGTCGAGGTCCCCGAGGCGGGCCACGTCACGCGGGTCATCAGCTGCGGGCACCCGCCGCCGCTGCTGCTCAGCCACGGCAGCGCCGTCACGGTCCCCGTGCACCCCGCGCTGCCGCTCGGCGTCAGGGGACCAGGGCCCGCGGAGTTCGCCGTCGACGTGTTCTCCTTCCAGCCCGGGGACACCCTGCTGCTCTACACCGACGGCGTCATCGAGGCCCGGAACGCCGCCGGCGCCTTCTATCCGCTCGCGGAACGCATCGTCCAGTGGGCCGCCAGCGGTCCCGAGAAGCTGCTGCACTGCGTCCGGCGGGATCTCCTCGCCCACGTCGGCGGCCGTCTGGACGACGACGCGGCGGTCATCGCCCTGTGCCGCGCATCCACCGCCCACCGCGGCCGCCATCCGCACCTGCCCGGCAGATAG